The Deltaproteobacteria bacterium genome window below encodes:
- a CDS encoding NAD(P)-binding domain-containing protein, which translates to MQIGILGTGMVGNAIASKLVACGHEVTMGSRSATNEKALAWVQQTGARAHAGSFAQAAGFGELVFVCTAGAGTLEALQAAGADALGSKIVIDVSNPLDFSRGMPPRLSVCNDDSLGEQVQRAFPAARVVKTLNTINCNLMIDASRVPGEHAVFVAGNDAGAKASVELLLRRDFGWRHVVDLGDITGARATEMYLPLWLRLWGALGTADFNVGITRAG; encoded by the coding sequence ATGCAGATCGGAATCCTGGGTACGGGCATGGTGGGCAACGCGATCGCGAGCAAGCTGGTCGCCTGCGGACACGAAGTGACGATGGGCTCGCGCAGCGCGACCAACGAGAAAGCGCTGGCGTGGGTGCAGCAGACGGGCGCGCGCGCCCACGCCGGCAGCTTCGCGCAGGCGGCCGGCTTCGGCGAACTGGTGTTCGTGTGCACCGCGGGCGCCGGCACGCTCGAGGCGCTGCAGGCGGCCGGCGCCGACGCCTTGGGCAGCAAGATCGTGATCGACGTCAGCAACCCGCTCGACTTCTCGCGCGGCATGCCGCCGCGACTGTCGGTGTGCAACGACGACTCGCTCGGCGAGCAGGTGCAGCGGGCGTTCCCCGCCGCTCGCGTGGTGAAGACGCTCAACACCATCAACTGCAACCTGATGATCGACGCCAGCCGCGTGCCCGGCGAGCACGCGGTGTTCGTCGCGGGCAACGACGCGGGCGCGAAAGCCAGCGTCGAGCTGCTGCTGCGCCGCGACTTCGGCTGGCGTCACGTGGTCGACCTCGGCGACATCACCGGCGCGCGCGCGACCGAGATGTACCTGCCGCTGTGGCTGCGTCTGTGGGGCGCGCTCGGAACCGCCGACTTCAACGTCGGCATCACCCGCGCAGGCTGA
- a CDS encoding LysR family transcriptional regulator codes for MAHGRGSQGFAGVVPLVAVVDGGSFRAAASQLGISTAAVSKAVAKLERELDVTLLERNARRVVLTREGALYLEHARRALAAMHDAAESVAPAQAGVRGEVRVTMPFIASRRVIAALPRLLERHGGLSVQLQVTDHRLDPVAQTDVALRIGALPDSRLVARRLRSTRWITVAAPEYLARRGVPRDRQALVEHECLRFRAPDGRPTPWSFAASGHVQSQAVHGRLVVDQGELLLDAALAGLGIAQVMDFMLTTHLHDGRLVEVLAAHAASGPPIHAVGTAAKMRSAAVKASVGMLAAALS; via the coding sequence ATGGCGCACGGTCGGGGTTCGCAGGGGTTTGCGGGGGTGGTGCCGCTGGTGGCGGTGGTCGACGGCGGCAGCTTCCGCGCCGCGGCGTCGCAGCTGGGCATCTCGACTGCCGCGGTCAGTAAGGCGGTCGCCAAGCTCGAGCGCGAGCTCGACGTCACGCTGCTCGAGCGCAACGCGAGGCGCGTGGTGCTCACGCGCGAGGGCGCGCTGTACCTCGAGCACGCGCGTCGGGCCCTGGCGGCGATGCATGACGCGGCCGAGTCGGTCGCGCCCGCGCAGGCCGGGGTGCGCGGCGAGGTGCGGGTGACGATGCCGTTCATCGCTTCGCGGCGGGTGATCGCAGCGCTGCCGCGGCTGCTCGAGCGTCACGGCGGGCTGTCGGTGCAGCTGCAGGTCACCGATCACCGGCTGGATCCGGTGGCGCAGACCGACGTCGCGCTGCGCATCGGTGCGCTGCCGGACTCGCGCCTGGTCGCGCGACGGCTCCGCAGCACGCGGTGGATCACGGTGGCCGCGCCCGAGTACCTCGCGCGGCGCGGGGTCCCGCGCGATCGCCAGGCGCTCGTCGAGCACGAGTGCCTGCGCTTTCGTGCGCCCGACGGCCGCCCGACCCCGTGGAGCTTCGCGGCATCCGGCCATGTGCAGTCGCAGGCGGTGCACGGGCGACTGGTGGTCGATCAGGGCGAGCTCCTGCTCGACGCCGCGTTGGCCGGCCTCGGTATCGCGCAGGTCATGGACTTCATGCTGACCACGCACCTGCACGACGGCCGCCTGGTCGAGGTGCTCGCCGCGCACGCCGCGAGCGGGCCGCCGATCCATGCGGTCGGCACCGCCGCGAAGATGCGCAGCGCCGCGGTCAAGGCCAGCGTCGGCATGCTGGCCGCGGCACTGTCGTGA
- a CDS encoding LysR family transcriptional regulator, with product MQWLNYHHLLYFWHVARSGSVSTAAKNLRLSQPTVSAQLKLLEQQLGVELFIRRHRRLELTDAGRIALRHADEIFGLGRALLTALREPARDQTVDLRVGLTFVVPKLIAHRLLGPAVTHSPPVRLHLHEDRLPSLLARLATHELDLVVSDAPVGVETSVRAYNHPLGESGVTWFASEALARQHRADFPHGLDGAPMLLPMAGSLLRRDLELWFERRAVRPRVVAEFDDSALLKVFGQSGRGIFTGPTVIEREIRRQYGVQILGRTPELRERFYAITLERRVVHPAVQAVCSAARERLFE from the coding sequence ATGCAGTGGCTGAACTACCACCACCTGCTCTACTTCTGGCACGTCGCACGGTCCGGATCGGTCTCGACCGCCGCGAAGAACCTCCGGTTGTCGCAGCCCACGGTCAGCGCACAGCTCAAGCTGCTCGAGCAGCAGCTCGGCGTCGAGCTCTTCATCCGCCGCCATCGTCGGCTCGAGCTCACCGACGCCGGCCGCATCGCGCTGCGGCACGCCGACGAGATCTTCGGCCTCGGACGCGCGCTGCTCACCGCGCTGCGCGAGCCGGCGCGTGACCAGACGGTCGACCTGCGGGTCGGGCTCACGTTCGTGGTGCCCAAGCTCATCGCACACCGGCTGCTCGGCCCCGCCGTGACCCACTCGCCACCGGTGCGGCTGCACCTCCACGAGGACCGCCTGCCCTCGCTGCTGGCGCGGCTCGCCACCCACGAGCTCGATCTGGTGGTGTCCGACGCCCCGGTGGGCGTCGAGACCTCGGTGCGGGCCTACAACCACCCGCTGGGCGAGTCGGGCGTCACCTGGTTCGCCAGCGAGGCGCTCGCGCGCCAGCACCGTGCCGACTTCCCCCACGGGCTGGACGGTGCACCGATGCTGCTGCCGATGGCGGGCAGCCTGCTGCGACGCGATCTCGAGCTGTGGTTCGAGCGGCGCGCCGTCCGGCCCCGCGTCGTCGCCGAGTTCGACGACAGCGCCCTGCTGAAGGTGTTCGGTCAGTCGGGTCGGGGCATCTTCACCGGTCCGACCGTCATCGAGCGCGAGATCCGACGCCAGTATGGCGTGCAGATCCTGGGCCGCACACCCGAGCTCCGAGAGCGCTTCTACGCGATCACGCTCGAGCGTCGCGTGGTACACCCCGCGGTGCAGGCGGTCTGCAGCGCCGCGCGCGAGCGCCTCTTCGAGTAA